In Flavivirga abyssicola, the following are encoded in one genomic region:
- a CDS encoding glycosyltransferase family 2 protein → MKKEISIVIPIYNEQDNIAKLYERLVASITNFTKVYELIFINDGSTDNSFLELLKLSEINDKVYYINFSRNFGHQIAVSAGLNMCRGKCTVIIDGDLQDPPEIIPQLYSEYKKGFDVVYAKRKKREGETFLKKITSKLFYRILKRITPFEIPIDTGDFRLLDRKVVLALNKMSEQNKFLRGQIAWLGFKQTHVLFNRNSRKHGKSGYSYGKMFRLAIDAVTSFSDRPLAFVTRIGFLISFLSFLVILFAIFSHFVLKQTITGWTSLIISSMFIGGIQLLSIGIIGEYISRINNNVKNRPLYIIENTNIRLDDSE, encoded by the coding sequence ATGAAAAAAGAAATTTCCATAGTTATTCCGATATATAATGAACAAGATAATATAGCAAAGCTCTATGAACGACTCGTTGCTTCCATTACTAATTTTACTAAAGTTTATGAATTAATTTTTATCAATGATGGTAGTACAGATAATTCTTTTTTAGAATTACTTAAACTTTCCGAAATAAATGATAAAGTATATTATATTAATTTTAGTAGGAACTTTGGACATCAAATAGCTGTATCGGCAGGTTTAAATATGTGTAGAGGGAAGTGTACTGTTATTATTGATGGTGATCTACAAGATCCTCCTGAAATTATCCCGCAACTTTATAGTGAATACAAAAAAGGGTTTGATGTTGTATATGCTAAACGAAAAAAAAGGGAAGGAGAGACATTTTTAAAAAAAATAACTTCAAAGTTATTTTATAGAATATTAAAAAGGATAACGCCTTTTGAAATTCCTATAGATACAGGAGATTTTAGGCTTTTAGATAGAAAAGTAGTACTAGCATTAAATAAAATGTCGGAACAGAATAAATTTTTAAGAGGCCAAATAGCTTGGTTAGGTTTTAAACAAACACATGTTTTGTTTAACAGAAATAGTCGTAAACATGGTAAATCGGGTTATTCATATGGGAAAATGTTTCGATTAGCTATTGATGCTGTAACGAGTTTTTCAGATAGACCTTTAGCATTTGTTACTCGAATAGGTTTCTTAATTTCTTTTCTTTCATTTTTAGTCATTTTGTTTGCTATTTTTTCACACTTCGTTTTAAAGCAAACCATTACTGGGTGGACTTCCTTAATTATTAGTTCGATGTTTATAGGAGGCATACAATTATTGTCGATAGGAATTATTGGAGAATATATTAGTCGTATAAACAATAATGTAAAAAACAGGCCGCTTTATATTATTGAAAATACTAATATTAGATTAGACGATTCCGAGTGA
- a CDS encoding glycosyltransferase family 2 protein: MNIELSVVMPCLNEAETLEICITKAQSFFKKNNVVGEIIIADNGSSDGSQAIAKKLNTVLIPVKNKGYGNALKGGIEKAQGTYIIMADADDSYDFEDLLPFLLKLREGYDLVMGNRFKGGIKKNAMPFIHKYLGNPVLSFIGRLFFKINIRDFHCGLRGFSKEAYGKMNLKTTGMEFASEMIVKSKLNNLSITEVPTILYPDGRTRKPHLKTWRDGWRHLRFLALYSPKWLFLYPSIIMMITGLLISLRLINQPIHIKDIVFDVNTLLYTSSLILVGFQCFIFYALTKIFAVENGLLPKSNRYDKLFKYLNLEFGLIIGAILLIFGVSLTFYSLNLWEDYGFGNLDPQYMLRLIIPAVFTILLGVQAILFSLFFSILGLKN; the protein is encoded by the coding sequence ATGAATATTGAATTATCTGTAGTTATGCCATGTTTAAATGAAGCTGAGACATTAGAAATCTGTATTACTAAAGCGCAATCTTTTTTCAAGAAAAACAATGTTGTTGGAGAAATTATTATTGCAGACAATGGAAGTTCTGACGGCTCGCAAGCAATAGCTAAAAAACTAAATACTGTATTGATTCCAGTTAAAAACAAGGGGTATGGCAATGCATTAAAAGGTGGAATTGAAAAAGCCCAAGGCACTTATATTATAATGGCTGATGCTGATGATAGTTATGATTTTGAAGATCTGCTCCCATTTTTATTAAAGTTAAGAGAAGGTTATGATCTTGTAATGGGCAATAGGTTTAAAGGTGGCATTAAAAAAAATGCGATGCCATTTATACATAAATATTTAGGGAACCCTGTATTGTCTTTTATTGGTAGGTTATTTTTTAAAATAAATATTCGTGATTTTCACTGTGGTTTGAGAGGTTTTTCAAAGGAAGCATATGGTAAAATGAATTTGAAAACTACAGGGATGGAATTTGCCTCTGAAATGATAGTAAAGTCTAAGTTAAACAATCTTTCTATTACTGAAGTCCCTACAATTTTATATCCTGATGGCAGAACTCGAAAACCACATTTAAAAACCTGGCGTGATGGCTGGAGGCATTTGCGTTTTTTGGCACTCTATAGTCCAAAGTGGTTGTTTTTATACCCCAGCATAATAATGATGATTACTGGATTATTAATTTCCTTACGACTCATTAACCAACCCATACATATTAAGGATATAGTATTTGATGTAAATACCCTACTCTATACTTCCAGTCTTATACTTGTTGGTTTTCAATGTTTTATTTTTTATGCGCTTACCAAAATATTTGCTGTTGAAAACGGGTTGCTCCCAAAAAGTAACAGATACGACAAGTTGTTTAAATATTTAAATTTGGAATTTGGATTAATTATAGGAGCTATACTTTTAATTTTTGGAGTTTCATTAACTTTTTATAGTCTAAATCTTTGGGAAGATTATGGTTTTGGAAATTTAGATCCACAATATATGTTACGTCTAATTATTCCTGCTGTTTTCACGATTTTACTTGGCGTACAAGCCATTTTGTTTAGTTTATTTTTTAGCATCCTTGGGCTAAAGAATTAG